The Ruminococcaceae bacterium R-25 genomic interval CGAGCAAGGATCCTTACGACTGCACGAAACAGCAGTTATTCCTTGATGCATGCAAAGAAAACTTTAAGCACCTGATCACTCATTGCGATGACTATAAGAAGATCAGTGAAGGCCTTGGTATCAAAGGCGCCAGCGACATCAAAGGTGTTGAAGACATTCCGATAATTCCGACAATGCTCATGAAGCAGCATGACTTCCGTTCGGGAAGATATATGGTCATGGCAACGTCCTCCGGCACGAGCGGAAAGATGAGCCATGTGCGTTTTGAATTCGGCGCATTGATGGCTGCGCTCAGGATGTCGATAAAGGTAACAAGATATCACGGTATCATGTCATTTCAGCCCTGCCGCTACATCGTAATGGGTTATAAGCCGCACCGTTCGAACAAGACTGCAGTCGCAAAGACCGCTTATCTTACTACATTTTTGGCTCCCGCGATCAGCCGCAAATTTATTTTGAAGCATACCGCAGACGGCTATAAGCCTGATTTCGAAGGCATCGTAAATGCATTGAGAAAATACGAAAAGGGCAAGGCACCTGTGCGCTTCATGGGATTCCCGTCATATACGTTTTTTCTGTTCAGACTGTTAGAGGAGAGGGGCCTTTCTTTTAAGCTTCCGAAGAATTCGAAGATCATGTTGGGCGGCGGATGGAAGCAGTTCTACCAGGAGGCCGCAGACAAGGAAACCTTCTATAAACTTGCAAAGAAAACTCTTAATATCGACGAGGAAAACATCACTGAATTTTTCGGTGCGGTAGAGCATCCGATCCTTTATACAGACTGCTCTCACCATCATTTCCATGTGCCCGTTTACAGCAACATCGTCATCCGCGATCCGGACACTTTAGAGCCTCTGGGAATGGAGCAGACAGGCCTTGTAAATCTCATCTCGCCGCTCTGTAAGGCCACGCCGATATTGTCGATAATGACAGATGATTTAGGCATCTTACACGATGGCAGCACTTGTCCTTGCGGCGTCAAGTCGCCTTATCTGGAGATCGTCGGCCGAGTCGCTCCTGAAGACATCAAGACTTGCGCTGCCGGTGCCGCAGACATTTTGCAGGGGGTGAAGGTATGATTCTTTATGACGGCAAAACATATGAGAGTTCCGAGCAGGATCGCCTTCTTACCGATCTCGAAAACAGGATTCCTGAAATACTCGGCAAAAAGCAGCTGTCACCCGAAGTGGTAATAGAAGCTGTGGAATGCCTGAAAAACGACCTTCTGGCAGGCAAGTTTGATGAGCTCTTAGAGGCATTTCCCGCTGATGTTGTCGACACCTATAAGAAGCAGGCTGAAGCGCTTTTGTCCAAAGAGCATCTGCATAAAAAGCTTGAGACGGAACTCGGAGATACGATCGAATATACGACGGATTACATCAAAGGCTTCAATCAGATCAAGGTCAGGAAAATGCCTCTGGGCGTGCTCTTCCACATCGCTGCGGGCAACATGGATTTCCTGCCTGCATATTCTCTTGCAGAAGGCCTCATGACCGGAAATATCAACATCTTGAAACTGCCTTCTGCAGATAACGGACTGTCGTTAAAGCTCATTATGCAGCTCATCGAATACAGGCCTGATCTCAAAGACTATATCTATGTTTTCGATACATCTTCATCAGATATCCAGGGCATGCGCAAGATGGCTGAGCTGAGCAATGCTATAAGCGTATGGGGCAGCGACATGGCTATAGCGGCTGTAAGAGGATTGGCACCTACAGGCGTCAAGATAATCGAGTGGGGCCAGAAGCTCGGATTCTGCTACATCACAAAGCTTGATGAAGTCGAAAATGCCGACAAAGAATTAGAAGGCCTCGCAAAGCATATTGCTGCAACAAAGCAGCTTCTTTGCAGCAGCTGCCAGGTGATCTATGTGGATACTGATGACATGAACGAAGTAAAGGCAGTTGCAGAAAAGTTCCTGCCGTTTTTGGAAGCTGCTGCAAATGCAAATAAGACAGAAGAGATCGGCGTCAGGGCAAGAGATACCCTGGTCTCATATACTCAGAGATTAAAGGCTTATCTGGGCGAAGAAGAAAAGCATGAGAATGTCTTAAGAGGCAGGTCATGCAGCCTGATCCTCTCATCAGACAGCGCGCTCGAATTATCTCCAATGATGTGCAATGTCCTTGTAAAACCCCTGCCGCGCGCAGATATCAGCAAGGTCCTTTATAAGAGCAGATATCATCTCCAGACGGCAGGCCTCATATGCCCCGTAGAGGACAGGAAATATCTGTCTGATGTATTCACACAGTGCGGTCTTATCCGTGTTACGAAAGCTGCTGACATGAGCGCATATTTCCCCGGCGAATGTCACGACGGAGAATATGCGCTTAGCCGCTATGTAAGAATTGTTAACGTGGAAGAATAATTATTTCCTCTCGTCTAAAACTTTCTGCGCTCTGTCGTTGATCGTGACAGCGACTTCTTCGAATGACTTCTGGCCTTCGAAATAAGCAGGGATCTCTTCATAGATTATGAGTGAGATGTTGTGATATACAA includes:
- a CDS encoding acyl-protein synthetase LuxE; its protein translation is MKLRRKLFSSKDPYDCTKQQLFLDACKENFKHLITHCDDYKKISEGLGIKGASDIKGVEDIPIIPTMLMKQHDFRSGRYMVMATSSGTSGKMSHVRFEFGALMAALRMSIKVTRYHGIMSFQPCRYIVMGYKPHRSNKTAVAKTAYLTTFLAPAISRKFILKHTADGYKPDFEGIVNALRKYEKGKAPVRFMGFPSYTFFLFRLLEERGLSFKLPKNSKIMLGGGWKQFYQEAADKETFYKLAKKTLNIDEENITEFFGAVEHPILYTDCSHHHFHVPVYSNIVIRDPDTLEPLGMEQTGLVNLISPLCKATPILSIMTDDLGILHDGSTCPCGVKSPYLEIVGRVAPEDIKTCAAGAADILQGVKV
- a CDS encoding acyl-CoA reductase LuxC — protein: MILYDGKTYESSEQDRLLTDLENRIPEILGKKQLSPEVVIEAVECLKNDLLAGKFDELLEAFPADVVDTYKKQAEALLSKEHLHKKLETELGDTIEYTTDYIKGFNQIKVRKMPLGVLFHIAAGNMDFLPAYSLAEGLMTGNINILKLPSADNGLSLKLIMQLIEYRPDLKDYIYVFDTSSSDIQGMRKMAELSNAISVWGSDMAIAAVRGLAPTGVKIIEWGQKLGFCYITKLDEVENADKELEGLAKHIAATKQLLCSSCQVIYVDTDDMNEVKAVAEKFLPFLEAAANANKTEEIGVRARDTLVSYTQRLKAYLGEEEKHENVLRGRSCSLILSSDSALELSPMMCNVLVKPLPRADISKVLYKSRYHLQTAGLICPVEDRKYLSDVFTQCGLIRVTKAADMSAYFPGECHDGEYALSRYVRIVNVEE